TCAGGGTGACCATGCTTCCAATCAAAAGGAGCACAAAAATGAACACCCCCAAAATTACGACTCCCCCTGCCCCTACAAAAAACCGGTGGAAGCGGAGCAGTTCTTCGACGTTTTTCCCCCCATAGACCACCTCATCAAAGACCGGAATCTTTTTCATCTCCGCCGCCAGTTTGGGGAGGTCTTCAAGCCGCTCGGGAAGGACCTCCAGAGAAGCCGGAAAAGGATTCTCTCCTCCAGGTAAATCCTCTTCCTGCAGAGCAAAATACTGCAAAAACCGCCTGCGGGCTTCCTCCGCATCCACAAACACCACCTGCTTCACCGCAGCCCAATCTTCGATTTTTTGCTGGACTTCCTGGATTTTCTCCAGAGGGGTGCCCACCACAAAAAAAGCCCGCAGAGTGAAGCTCCCTTTCCACATCTCCCGCATCTTATCCAGCTCCAGGTAGCCGAAGATAAAAAGATTGAGAATCAGCTGAGTAAAAAAGATACTCAAGCACCCCATGATAAAAAAGGAAGGTTTGCGAGAGAGGCGGCGGAAGAAAAATTTCATGAGGCACTCACTTTTCCTCGCTCCAGCCTGACCACTCGTCCTCCAAAAACCTGCAGGAGTTCCTGGTCGTGGGTGGCCAGGATGACGGTTGCCTTCGTCTTCTGGACAAACTCAAAAAGGATACCCACCACTTCCTGCGCGGATTCCTCATCCAGGTTCTTGGTCGGCTCATCAGCTAAAACCAGTCCTGGCTGGTGAATCAGTGCTCTTCCCAGGCTCAACTTCTGCCTCTCACCCCCTGACAGCCATTCCACCCGATGCAACCCCTTTTTCTCCAATCGCAAAAACCGAAGCATTTCTTTGGCCATCCGAAAGGCCTTGTTCCGCTTCACCTGCAACACCTCTAAGGGGACGAGGAGGTTCTCAAGAACCGTCCACTCTGGTACAAGGTGTAGGTCCTGAAAAATCATTCCCAGATTCTGGCGCAACAGCGGCACATACCGTTCCTCCAGGTGACTAATCCGGCACCCCGAAAGCCACACTTCTCCTCTGGTGGGTCGCTCTTCCCGGTTAATGAGCTTTAAAAGGGTCGTTTTCCCCGCCCCACTTGGCCCAAAGAGGAACACGAACTCCCCTTCCCCCAAGGCCAGATTAA
This region of Atribacterota bacterium genomic DNA includes:
- a CDS encoding permease-like cell division protein FtsX gives rise to the protein MKFFFRRLSRKPSFFIMGCLSIFFTQLILNLFIFGYLELDKMREMWKGSFTLRAFFVVGTPLEKIQEVQQKIEDWAAVKQVVFVDAEEARRRFLQYFALQEEDLPGGENPFPASLEVLPERLEDLPKLAAEMKKIPVFDEVVYGGKNVEELLRFHRFFVGAGGVVILGVFIFVLLLIGSMVTLKVRFHQEEIRVLRLLGATNRQIRASFLGEGVLEGFLGGMTAFVVSSFFFRFFLEFLEASFPAFFWVRFADFFLPLFLINVFLSGILSMVGTFVAVNGVLKEMP
- a CDS encoding ABC transporter ATP-binding protein, producing the protein MNGIMGNVKPFLEFKDVSKIYPTGVRALEGVNLALGEGEFVFLFGPSGAGKTTLLKLINREERPTRGEVWLSGCRISHLEERYVPLLRQNLGMIFQDLHLVPEWTVLENLLVPLEVLQVKRNKAFRMAKEMLRFLRLEKKGLHRVEWLSGGERQKLSLGRALIHQPGLVLADEPTKNLDEESAQEVVGILFEFVQKTKATVILATHDQELLQVFGGRVVRLERGKVSAS